A region from the Paludicola sp. MB14-C6 genome encodes:
- a CDS encoding glycoside hydrolase family 9 protein: MNRIFTNHIGYDADATKTAVFEGKKGMNATAFSVIRVEDGEVVYNGTLVEVGEVDNWKTGYYFTIRFDELKADGEYYISIKSDNEDYRSFPFKIEHNLLEMRTLSTAGYYFKAQRPTGEFEAGDRALPFRGEREGCQDVRGGWFDATGDIGIHFSHLSHTTYFNPQQAAFSAYAFFKFHDLLEESKYPYYTYLKRRMLDEAMYGADFVMRMRAPSGSFFRSKGRGDAFLPLATSRFISYEFRQPKSRKGGGVLEGFDEIKDENYETSFRSGGGYAIATLAYAARTTFPSDYPKEEYIKAAVAAYNYLEKNNERYTNDGKWNLIDEYCALDALVELYKTTREWDYMRKAGKMAERIMDRYVAVDDTMGYLSVNGTKRPFFHAADAGMPIVNLLNYYQIEIDKKLRARALDIATKVMRHELAVTKEASNPFGYARQLIQDGKGTIETRFFYPHDVETAPWWQGENARIASLATAARYMTYHTNCDTFKAELNKYADDQINWVLGLNPYDSCMMEGVGRNTNAYFYEERKDFIHCPGGIVNGITGGLEDEEHGISFITKPTTEIKDNWRWAEQWIPHATWFMYALTMKKI, translated from the coding sequence ATGAATCGCATTTTTACAAACCACATTGGCTATGATGCCGACGCAACCAAAACTGCCGTGTTTGAAGGCAAAAAAGGCATGAACGCGACCGCTTTTTCTGTTATTCGTGTCGAAGACGGTGAAGTGGTATACAACGGGACTTTGGTTGAAGTTGGTGAGGTAGATAATTGGAAAACAGGTTATTATTTTACCATTCGTTTTGATGAGCTAAAAGCCGATGGCGAATACTACATCTCTATAAAATCAGACAATGAGGATTATCGTTCTTTTCCGTTTAAAATTGAACACAATTTATTAGAAATGCGCACACTTTCCACTGCTGGCTATTATTTTAAAGCACAACGCCCAACAGGCGAATTTGAAGCTGGTGACCGAGCTCTTCCTTTTCGTGGGGAAAGAGAAGGCTGCCAAGATGTTCGTGGTGGTTGGTTTGATGCTACCGGTGATATTGGAATCCATTTTTCTCATTTATCTCATACGACTTATTTTAATCCTCAGCAAGCCGCATTTTCCGCTTATGCTTTCTTCAAATTTCATGATTTATTGGAAGAATCGAAATATCCTTATTATACCTACTTGAAACGCAGAATGTTGGACGAAGCAATGTATGGCGCAGATTTTGTTATGAGAATGCGAGCACCATCAGGCTCATTCTTCCGTTCAAAAGGTCGTGGCGATGCATTTTTACCACTTGCAACCTCTCGTTTTATCAGCTATGAATTCCGTCAACCAAAATCACGAAAAGGTGGCGGGGTACTCGAAGGCTTTGACGAAATCAAAGATGAAAACTATGAAACCTCTTTTCGCTCTGGTGGAGGATATGCAATTGCAACACTAGCATATGCTGCAAGAACAACTTTCCCAAGTGATTATCCAAAAGAAGAGTATATTAAAGCTGCAGTTGCGGCATACAATTATCTCGAAAAAAATAATGAACGTTATACTAACGACGGCAAATGGAATCTAATCGACGAATATTGTGCATTAGATGCGTTAGTTGAGCTTTATAAAACGACTCGTGAATGGGATTATATGCGTAAAGCCGGAAAAATGGCGGAACGTATTATGGACCGTTACGTGGCTGTTGACGATACAATGGGTTATCTTAGCGTAAACGGAACAAAACGCCCGTTTTTCCATGCTGCTGATGCCGGTATGCCAATTGTAAACCTATTAAATTATTATCAAATTGAAATTGACAAAAAGCTTCGTGCAAGGGCATTGGATATTGCAACAAAAGTGATGCGTCATGAGCTTGCTGTAACCAAAGAAGCGAGCAATCCATTCGGCTATGCTCGTCAGTTAATTCAAGATGGCAAAGGTACAATCGAAACTCGTTTCTTCTATCCTCATGATGTGGAAACTGCTCCATGGTGGCAAGGCGAGAATGCTAGAATAGCCTCCTTAGCTACTGCTGCTCGCTATATGACATATCATACGAATTGCGATACATTCAAAGCAGAATTAAACAAATATGCAGACGACCAAATTAACTGGGTGTTAGGATTAAACCCATATGACAGCTGCATGATGGAGGGCGTTGGCAGAAATACAAATGCTTACTTCTATGAAGAACGCAAGGACTTTATTCATTGTCCGGGTGGCATTGTAAATGGTATTACAGGCGGTTTAGAAGATGAAGAACATGGCATTTCGTTTATTACAAAACCGACTACTGAAATAAAAGATAACTGGCGTTGGGCAGAACAATGGATCCCACACGCAACATGGTTTATGTATGCTTTAACCATGAAAAAAATCTAA
- a CDS encoding M15 family metallopeptidase, producing the protein MYDAAKKDGITLYLRSGYRSIATQNVNYQADIQRNINKGYTREQAIIETEKYYARPGQSEHHTGLAFDIITPEYHRDIYTLNEQFAKTKAYDWLVKHCAEYGFILRYPKDKVDITKINYEPWHYRYVGIEHAKKIMENNLCLEEYLAQ; encoded by the coding sequence ATGTACGATGCTGCGAAAAAAGATGGTATTACTTTATACTTGCGTTCCGGCTATCGTTCCATTGCAACACAAAACGTGAACTATCAAGCAGATATTCAACGCAATATAAACAAGGGCTATACCAGAGAGCAAGCAATTATTGAAACAGAAAAATATTATGCTCGTCCGGGACAGAGCGAACATCATACTGGTCTTGCATTTGACATTATCACTCCGGAATACCATCGAGATATTTATACCTTAAACGAACAATTTGCAAAAACAAAGGCATATGATTGGCTTGTAAAGCATTGTGCGGAATATGGATTTATACTTCGTTATCCAAAAGATAAAGTAGATATTACTAAAATAAACTATGAGCCTTGGCATTATCGCTATGTTGGGATAGAACATGCAAAAAAGATTATGGAAAATAATCTTTGCCTAGAAGAATACTTAGCACAATAA
- the pflA gene encoding pyruvate formate-lyase-activating protein, with the protein MSETIGYVHSVESFGAVDGPGVRFVVFMQGCPLRCLFCHNPDTWKMNEGEQMTATELFSQIKTYKNFIKKGGVTFSGGEPLLQPDFLYEVISLCKKEGIHTAIDTSGAVPLSTCKHVIEACDLVMLDIKDIDKEDCIQLTGQSNTNAMNILNHCDFIGRDVWIRHVLVPQYTYNAEKLHRLGKVLSWYSCIKKIEVIPFHKMGEYKWDYVDTPYQLTDIPSATPQQVNKAKEILKQYGLPV; encoded by the coding sequence ATGAGCGAAACAATAGGATATGTTCATTCTGTAGAATCATTTGGTGCGGTTGACGGGCCGGGAGTCCGTTTCGTAGTTTTTATGCAAGGATGCCCTTTGCGCTGCCTTTTTTGTCATAATCCAGATACTTGGAAAATGAATGAAGGCGAACAAATGACAGCAACCGAATTATTCTCTCAAATAAAAACCTATAAAAATTTTATTAAAAAGGGCGGTGTCACTTTTAGTGGCGGCGAACCTTTATTACAACCTGATTTTTTATATGAAGTGATCTCTTTATGCAAAAAAGAAGGCATTCATACTGCAATTGATACTTCAGGTGCAGTCCCGCTAAGTACTTGTAAGCACGTTATTGAAGCTTGCGATTTGGTGATGTTGGATATCAAAGATATTGACAAAGAGGATTGTATTCAGCTTACCGGTCAATCCAATACCAATGCAATGAACATATTAAACCATTGTGATTTTATTGGAAGAGACGTATGGATTCGTCATGTGCTTGTTCCACAATATACGTACAATGCTGAGAAGCTTCATAGGCTGGGTAAAGTTTTATCTTGGTATAGCTGTATTAAAAAAATTGAAGTCATTCCATTTCATAAGATGGGCGAATATAAATGGGATTATGTTGATACGCCTTATCAGCTTACCGATATTCCTTCCGCAACACCTCAGCAAGTAAATAAAGCAAAGGAGATATTGAAACAATATGGCTTACCAGTATAA
- a CDS encoding MFS transporter encodes MSSISTNIKDRFPVNIFLIYIIFYAGQAMYNTYLNLFLTQSGFNMTAIGALQSVSTIVLVLVQPLWGIISDRSKSKNQIIGILLLITTLVCMSFYMFKTTLWLAICVMLFSVFFTPALTLQDNYSLELLEHSKWDFGHIRLGGTLGYAICAMLVGFVIGSNYGSIFWIMACFFAVTGTLYFLLPKVEGHRQKHQKVKYSVLLKDKPLLCMLAFNIIYFMGTSFYFQFYPIYYNKVIGATSQMVGMLSFVSALSEIPFFWFAYKIEKKFGVEKVMLFAGLATALRWFLLFFITNQYVILGVNLLSGCGYVGFSYCLIKYISDTVPKSIRATAQSFNAILGTIFSRIIFTPIGGYLGQHFGVKNVLLICGFIMLLGVILFKVTFHKANKIKAIANIN; translated from the coding sequence ATGAGTTCAATATCAACCAATATAAAAGATCGCTTTCCGGTTAATATCTTTCTTATTTATATTATTTTTTATGCCGGTCAAGCAATGTATAACACCTATTTAAACCTATTTTTAACGCAATCAGGCTTTAATATGACAGCAATTGGAGCATTACAATCCGTATCAACCATAGTATTAGTGTTGGTACAGCCGCTTTGGGGAATTATAAGCGACCGCTCAAAAAGCAAGAATCAGATAATCGGAATTTTGTTGCTTATAACTACGCTTGTATGTATGTCTTTTTATATGTTTAAGACAACGCTGTGGCTAGCAATATGCGTTATGCTTTTTTCTGTATTCTTTACTCCTGCGCTAACATTACAAGATAATTATTCTTTAGAATTATTGGAACATAGCAAATGGGATTTTGGCCATATCCGTCTTGGTGGCACTTTAGGCTACGCAATTTGTGCAATGTTGGTTGGCTTCGTAATAGGCTCGAATTACGGAAGTATCTTTTGGATTATGGCATGCTTTTTTGCAGTAACGGGTACTCTATATTTCTTATTGCCTAAAGTAGAAGGCCATCGCCAGAAACATCAAAAAGTAAAATATTCTGTATTGTTAAAAGACAAACCACTTTTGTGTATGTTAGCATTTAATATTATATATTTTATGGGAACATCTTTTTATTTTCAATTCTACCCAATCTATTATAACAAAGTAATTGGTGCAACTTCTCAAATGGTTGGTATGTTATCATTTGTATCTGCATTATCCGAAATACCGTTTTTCTGGTTTGCATATAAAATAGAAAAGAAATTTGGCGTAGAAAAAGTAATGCTGTTTGCCGGACTAGCAACAGCACTCAGATGGTTTTTATTATTCTTTATTACCAATCAATATGTCATCTTAGGAGTGAACCTCTTAAGCGGATGCGGATACGTTGGCTTTAGTTATTGCTTAATAAAATATATTAGTGATACCGTTCCGAAAAGCATACGTGCAACTGCACAATCATTTAACGCTATCTTAGGCACCATTTTCTCTCGTATCATTTTTACACCAATTGGTGGTTACTTAGGTCAACACTTTGGTGTAAAAAACGTCTTATTAATATGTGGATTCATTATGCTATTAGGTGTTATTTTATTTAAAGTAACCTTTCATAAAGCAAATAAAATAAAAGCAATCGCAAACATAAATTGA